In Zingiber officinale cultivar Zhangliang chromosome 8B, Zo_v1.1, whole genome shotgun sequence, a single genomic region encodes these proteins:
- the LOC122017183 gene encoding anthocyanidin-3-O-glucoside rhamnosyltransferase-like — protein MAADDASLSSATEPLRVLMFPYLAFGHISPFIQLATKLSAAAAGNIRVTFLSGAANVERIRSLLPSSSSVSVVTLHLPAIPGLPSGVESTADLPSDSPAVELLKLAVDGTRPQVDALLRELRPHVAVFDFAMQWLPEVAEPLGVRAVFFSVFAAVSTAYLISPARRFHGPNPSVEDLKSPPAKFPEASSIRGVPAYQAADFLYVFRTLAGASVFERALACLSRSSAIMAKTCAEMEGPYIDYVAREHGKPILLAGPITPEPPTGELDPRWAEWLGGFPAGAVVFSSFGSETFLSEEGVRELLLGLEMTGKPFLAVLNLNQAKGEGEEEVGRLLPEGWAERVKGRGLVHSGWVQQQHILRHDSVGVFLCHAGLSSVMEAVASGCGLAMLPQKGDQFLNARLFAGDMGIGVEVERREEDGGFTREAVCSAVREVTEREEVKEKHAKWREFLLDKEKQEGFAAGLLDGLRKLANL, from the coding sequence ATGGCGGCTGACGACGCATCATTATCTTCCGCTACTGAGCCTCTCCGCGTGCTCATGTTTCCTTACCTCGCCTTCGGTCACATCAGCCCTTTCATCCAGCTCGCCACCAAGCTCTCCGCCGCGGCAGCCGGGAACATCCGCGTCACCTTCCTCTCCGGCGCCGCCAACGTGGAGCGCATCCGGTCGCTGCTCCCCTCTTCGTCCTCCGTCTCCGTTGTGACGCTGCACCTGCCCGCGATCCCGGGACTCCCTTCGGGAGTCGAGAGCACCGCTGATCTCCCCTCCGACTCCCCTGCTGTGGAGCTTCTGAAGCTCGCAGTCGACGGGACGCGTCCCCAGGTGGACGCGCTCCTTCGCGAGCTTCGTCCCCACGTCGCCGTCTTTGACTTCGCCATGCAGTGGTTGCCGGAGGTCGCGGAGCCGCTCGGCGTCCGCGCCGTGTTCTTCTCCGTATTCGCGGCCGTCTCCACAGCGTACCTCATCTCCCCCGCCCGAAGGTTTCACGGGCCGAACCCCTCCGTCGAGGACCTCAAGTCCCCGCCGGCGAAGTTCCCAGAGGCCTCCTCCATCCGCGGCGTGCCGGCCTACCAGGCGGCCGACTTCCTCTACGTCTTCCGGACCCTCGCGGGGGCCTCCGTGTTCGAGCGGGCGCTCGCGTGCTTGTCGCGCAGCAGCGCCATCATGGCGAAGACCTGCGCGGAGATGGAGGGACCCTACATCGACTACGTGGCTAGGGAGCACGGGAAGCCGATACTGCTGGCGGGGCCCATCACGCCGGAACCGCCGACGGGGGAGTTGGACCCGCGCTGGGCCGAGTGGCTCGGCGGCTTCCCGGCCGGCGCGGTGGTGTTCAGCTCCTTCGGGAGCGAGACGTTCCTGAGTGAGGAAGGCGTGCGGGAGCTGCTGCTGGGGCTGGAAATGACGGGGAAGCCCTTCCTGGCGGTGTTGAACTTGAACCAGGCGAAGGGGGAGGGGGAGGAGGAGGTGGGGCGGCTTCTACCGGAAGGGTGGGCGGAACGGGTGAAGGGACGGGGGCTGGTCCACAGCGGGTGGGTCCAGCAACAGCACATCCTGCGGCACGACAGCGTGGGCGTGTTCCTGTGCCACGCGGGGCTGAGCTCGGTGATGGAGGCGGTGGCGTCGGGGTGCGGACTGGCGATGCTGCCGCAGAAGGGGGACCAGTTCCTGAACGCGAGGCTGTTCGCGGGGGACATGGGCATCGGGGTGGAGGtggagaggagggaggaggacGGGGGATTCACTAGGGAGGCGGTGTGTTCGGCGGTGAGGGAGGTGACGGAGAGAGAGGAGGTGAAGGAGAAGCACGCCAAGTGGAGGGAGTTTCTGCTGGACAAGGAGAAGCAAGAGGGCTTCGCCGCAGGGCTGCTGGACGGCCTCCGCAAGCTGGCAAATctgtaa